The DNA sequence ctctagaaagtgatattgaaaaaaaccTAGAGAGCTAGagtttttctagatttttattgattattttctagatttttattaatcctctagatttttcgaaagcatttctagatatttctagatttttttctggattttctagatatttgttttctagatcatattctagatttttaaaaatctttttcctggatttttttctagtttttacaagagcatttctagatcattttctagatttttctagatcatattctagatttttaaaaatctttttcctggatttttttctagtttttacaagagcatttctagatcattttctagatttttctagatcctttgaATTTTTCGAAACCTTTTCTAGATgcttctagatttttcttgatccttctctagatttttctaaagcattgtgtgtgtgtgtgtgtgtgtgtgtgtgtgtgtgtgtgtgtgtgtgtgtgtgtgattaaaatcacataaagttacctctgtgtgtgtgtgtgtgtgtgtgtgcgtgcgtgtgtttgaagcatgtgtatgcatatgtgaggagtgtgcgcgcttacgcgcatgtgtgtgtgtgtgtgtgtgtatctgtaactgtaatcacatcaaagatcaaaggcaatcagatcaaagcaatcaacagaattaactgacacccgCCAATGTCccggaagagtgacagcagccagaggtggacagactttctggcctcaaacagaaagcatttttggcaaaaccataatacctatcattgatccgacttcacatctacatgttttgttttttttaagaaaaatgaaaaaatagctttgttagagcgatctaaaaaaaactcttacatctccctttttcagaaatcttcctgcgtttttaatatgggagcaagtgaggctgttggtgtgtgttggtggcgcgtctgtgcgtcctacgcccaaactataactctgacagctttaccagaggattgtgagtgagaagacaaattttcctatgtttctatgtataaattatttctgtagagtggaatttgcggcctagAGCGCActtttcaaatgcattttttgatatttttttctctccctctacactcttgcaatgatgtcacacactgaaacaaaaatactaggaaaaactaggaaacaaattgagaaaaaagtctagaaatatctatAAAAGCTTTAGAAAATTTTAAAGGATCTAGAACAACCTAGAAGGtgatattggaaaaaaatctagagatctagagcttttctagatttttcttgatttttttctagatttttattaatccttctctagagttttggaaagcatttctagatatttctagatctttttctggattttctagatatttgttttctagatcatattctagattttttttaaatgtttttctggatttttttcctagtttttacaagagcatttctagatcattttctagatttttctagatccttttaatttttccaaatctttctagatatttctagattattttctagatttttcttgatctttctctagatttttctaaagcatttctagattctagaaaaaaaatctagaaaatccagaaaaagatctagaaatatctgaaatactttagaaaaatctagagaaggatcaacaAAAATCAAAAGAATAATCAATCTacaatctagaaaagctctcagAAGAACTAGGggaaaaaatctagaaaaagtcTAGAAGATGACCtagaaaaaatctagaaaatccaggaaaagatctagaaatatctataAATGCttcgaaaaaaaatgagaaagatattagatattttttacttgttttggaaagtcttgacaagccaaattttcttgttccattggcagataatttttctattttaagcaaaatacacctaattttttttaaattaatttaaacaaaacacaacataaatcaccaattgacaaacacagtaaaaaaagaaaagaaaaagaacaacactcaaaatgtgtgtgtgtgtttgtgtgtgtgtgtgtgcgtgtgcgtgtgcgtgtgcgtgtgtgtgtgtgtgtgtgtgtgtgtctggtcccttcagctattgctgtatgggaccagtgctcggtgcgattgccccatggccctaataaaatgatttaaaaaataaagaataaaaaaaacctcgCTCTCATCGCCCTCTAAAATGTTTGTTCTCCAAAATGATCCAACTGGTTTGATCATTCGCATCGAAGGGTTAAATCAAACAATTGTGTTAGGGAAAATATTGAGACATCTCATATACCATGGCAAAAATACCAGGATATTATTTATAAGCcatattgtgcagccctaatcctaaactaaaaaacacaacgaTTTCtagttttatgtgattttacacTAACACTCACATAGTTATGAATATTAGATTCAATGTGCCAATAGATCCCTTTAAATCCTACATGGTGCTCCTTTAATGGTGCTACTTTTCTCAAATGTTACCAAAAAGCATGTCTGCATTGctattgtaaaatattttttctccaaaGTCTAGAACCAAATAGATAAGATGATCTTTCTCACCCCCGACTGAGGAGATACTGAGCCACCTCGTAGTTGCCACTTGAGCAGGCCTCCATCAGTGGGGTCTGGTAAAACTGGTCATGAACATCCACAGGGACCCCCTGACTGAAAGCCAGGTCCAGAGACTCCAGGTCTCCACTTCTCACACAGTAGTTGATATTGACATAGACCTTCTCTGGTTTTTCTATGTACCACGCTGAGTCATTCATTATGGGATGTTCTGGTGGGTGATCGGGGTCGAAGCGGAGGATGTCTGAGCAGTTGTTGTATTTCTCAATCATGAAGAGGGGGCCTCCGTCTGGTCGCTGGGGCATAAGCTCTGGTGGGACAGTGCAAATGGGGAATGGGAGGACAAATTtacccttcttcttctttcctccttttcctcccttttctccctttttctttttaggcATATAAGAAGAAAGGACGAATGGTTTCTTGATGTATTTGACACCTTTGATGAAATCATTAATGTTGATGCACCCCTCTCTTCCCTTATCATGGGCTGAGATGATTGTTTGAAGCTGGTCCAGTTCAACCGGGGCTTTTAGTTCTTCTATCACTGAAGTAAACATCTCAGTGGTAACTGTATCTGAATTCCCAAAGGCTTGCCGTAATTCCATCTCGTACTCATTAGACCAGTCGTGGAGAGTCAAGCTCCAAAGATCTGACATGAGGCTGATGCCACTGGATTTGTTGCCTTTTCCCTGTTTCCGCTCTGCTTTCCTCAGCTCCTTGGCTGCTGCCTTATGACCGGCGTCTTTGGCAATCTGACGTGGCAGCAAACCTTCCTGGTTCTTTAGTTTGGGGTTACAACCTGAACACAGAGCAAAGTTTTCGGATAATATTCTGTAAACACATGATCAAATTACTTAATTTAACTTGGGACAGTGTTTGCAGCTGCATATTCTACCACTTTctgtttttggacaaatatttgAGCAAGAACATTTAATTTCCTGGCTCAACTTAGTATGACAACAGAGGTataagacatacaattacaaaaacatccAACAGAGATCCCGCCTTGACCCTGTGACAGATATCCTTGAGGCACAAGGAAAAGTTACCACAGAGCCTtctctttgacaaaaaaaaccctgaaatgtaATGCATTGACATCAGGATGCATATTATTGTTGGACTCTTTTACAGCACCTCTCTGTGCCAGGAACTTGCAGCAGTTGGCATTGCCCGTGGCAGCTGCGTAGTGTAAAGCTGTGCACTCCTCCAGGTTAATCACCCCCATGTCTGCTGAGTATGCAGAGAGCACCTGAATCAACTGGAAGGCATAAAACAGCAAAGAGCAAAATGTCAACGACAGAATCCTAGATCTAAAATCCCATGTAATTTGATTTAGGGTATAAAAGGAAACCCGCTAATGTAAGGAGAAAGTAACAGCCCATCTACTATTATTATGAatagggctgggactcgattaaaaaaaaaaatctaattaattagaggctttgtaattaattaatcaaaattaattgcattttaaatcgcatataaatatttgacctgagaacagtgagaagtaatttttttcacatggatttttagtataccattgaaaaatgaatacataagcttaagcaacaaaaatactgtttatttttgttgaagtccaacagaccagtgcaatttttgccattaagtgtagcaatagcatatttagaaatatagtacatttcagaaattcaggtagcctataggtaggtagatcTTCTATAAACtggaatactttggttttttaaccctcagggcccactagggacattttcagccatttcagaaatttttcactttatttttggcaataattttggctgtaatactgcaaatgacatgctttttggaagaaggatttctttcttgatatattttgaaaatcttatttaattttttctaatggctctataatacactgtgtacaaactTATTACCCTTTCGAGCcctttcgggctgaaaatgtccacctccaaaaaaatgctataaaaactttacagattaatatttttttctacttttttctgcataaacctctaaaacaacttctgccctgctcaaaactaccaaacattcaaagataaaaatattactgaaatatatgtttttccaactttttggggttaaatcttttgatcaacttcattcctgataaaaactatcacatattcaattattttcaggattttaaccctttaaatgccagcttgattccatgatgtcactgtttttaaaataaaaaacacacaaaatttgagttattttccatataataaataatttttggctggggcatttatttttatcacagccttggctaTGTCAAAAATTGCAActataaatgcaacaaaattcattttgatgcatttatagttttttgtgtagtgtcatatttaaaatgtactacccttttatggcagacatctccacttccaaaaacactataaaactattactgatggatgtttttttcaacttttttgggttaaatcttttgatcaacttccATCCTAATCAAAAGTCTAGACCTTACTGTAAAACTTGTAATGTCTAATAAAGTTACTCCTGTCATACAGAGCCATATATTAACTCTttcaagtcaataaaaacatggtccCTCTTCTCTTACTACACTTCAAAGAGGTCActgtggagaaaacaaaaacgaCGGTTTGTAAGTTTCTGCACCTGGCTGGAGTCCTGTCACAAACTgtctgtagcttttttttttaagtacccatgtttttattgacttggaAGAGTGCATATATGACATATACAACAgttttacagtgaggtcaagacaCACGAAaccgcaaacacacacacacatctaacaaaacacagcaaatctgTCTTCAAAAGAAACATTAGCATAATgtagtcaaactggcattttaagggttaaaatcctgaaaataattgaatatttgatagtttttatcaggactgaagttgattgaaagatttaatccaaaaaagttggaaaaaattatatatcagtaatatttttaaagcgttatttagaagtggacatgtctgccaaaaagggtttttttcattttaaatctgacactacacaaaaactaaaaatgcatcaaaatcaattttgttcttaatctttgacctacccaaggctgtgataaaaaccagggccccagccaaaaattatttattatatgaaaaataactaaatttttgtgtttttttcatataaaacatcagtgacatcatgcaatcaaactggcatttaaagggttaaaatcctcaaaatatttgaatgtttaatagttttgagcagggcagacgtggtttaagaggtttatgcagaaaaaagtagaaaaaaatattaatctgtaaagtttttatagcatttttttggaggtggacattttcagcccaaagggctcgaaagggtagtaaattaaagtgggccctgtaaaacacaatccacgctagctcccacactagccgctagctgctatatgttttgcattgaggatTTGATTAGTATTGAGATTATACTGgagattatactggagcaccaactagcgtttatgagttcagacaacaacaaaccacagtttattgttgtctgaactcataaacgcgagttggtgctccagtataatcggtccgcctgaaactcatccagtgagaaacgttccgtggtgcaaatttttttttttaggcgttaatttttgtgtaattaattaatcttaattaacacgttaaagtcccTGCCctaattatgaatattattttttctcccttttcaaTAGTAAAATAGTGACAACTGGTTACCACATACTACACCTCAAAAAAGCCCCCCATGGCAGCATAATGTGCTGCTGTGAAGCGTTTACGATCCAGGGCATTTGGGTTTCCCCCTTTCCTGAGAATGGCTCTAACGAGTGGCAGGGAGCCCGCCCTGGCTGCCTCCATCAACGCTGTGATGCCGGTTTGCTAAGAGAGAgcacagagaggacaggagtcaGGCTTAGGTTAAACAAACAGCATGTCAGCAGCGAATTTTCAGCATCACGCTGTGTTGTGTACTCAAATAGGCTAAGATCCCACATACTCCATGCCTCTGCCTCAGTTCCCATAATGCCTCAGTGCTTGTCCCAATCAATTTTTTTCACCTGATTTGTTGCATTGGGGTCTGCCCCTCCATCCAGCATGATGAGACACATTGTGGTGCACTCCAAGGCTTTTTCACACATCAACTGGAACACATGAGCCCCCTGCGATGACACGTTGTTGACGTCCGCCTGACACTTCAGAGCCAGCTGCAGGCAGCGGATGTGGCGCTTGGTGGGGTACATAGAGTAAAATAGCACACCTAAAGTGAGAGAAGGAAAGGGATACAAAAAGTTGAAGGTTGATTAAAAAATGAGTGATAGAGGGAGATACATCTGATTGACATTTGGTTTTTAAGCTGcaactgaagaaaaaatattttagcagCTAAAAGGCTGTGGACAAAGACAAGTGTTTCATGAGCACCAGACTGGTCTGACAGCCCCCCCTGCTCACTCCTTGTTCTGGGCTTTCTGTGCCTCGCTTCCCTCCAACAGGTCAGTGTCAGTGATTGCTCCCAGGAACTGGGTGAAGCTTTACTGGTGGCGGGGGGGAGAGGCCACTGCTAGTGGCTGACTGCAGGTCCAAGGCAGCAGAAAAGCTGGATCAGAGTCTATCCAGAACAGGTTTTTCACTGCTCAAGTCTGAGCTAAAAGGAGGTTCAGGAGAACCTGCATGATTTTGTCGGAATAGATAGAACTAGACCATTTTCTCGGTCATCTGCTTACGTATGTAGGTCATAGAGAGGCATCCATATTAAATTGAGAGTGTTGTCAACAGTTAAAGTTCCTTGTAGTTACTTTAACATTAACatgatcaaaataattttgagcGGGGCTGTCCTTGCAGCAGAATAACAACATAACTGCAATATCTCAGTTCCAAGTCTGACCAGGGACCTCTGTTGTTGGACATATACAAAcgatatttacaatatattacaCACACAACCCCCCCACCCTAACTTAGAACAAATTTAAAAACGATCATATCAATAATTTTGGTCACACTAGAGTGGTCGATGTTAAGATGGAAGATATATAAACAAGTTTGTTTTTACCATACAATGGAGAAGAATCCTATTACCTGCTACCAGATGCGTTTGCTCATAGGTTTATAGGTGTTATCTAGTAAACACACACCATGGTTTTAATTTTGTCAGTAAATCAGTGTGTGTTCAGGCCAACAGATCTATAACTGTAAATGCAGGTGTGCTGCCTAACTGGTACATAAGTCACTTTACTGAGGAAGGGGCAAGAGCTGCTCTTTCCCCACCTAGCCCTCTATAACCCTGAGGATAATACAGGGTAACGTGTGACTGTTGATACTCCACGCCTACTGGGGAAAATGCATGGCTGTGAGTGTTAAGACTGAGCCTAAAGAGTCCTTGGGGAGTGCAGGATGATATCAGGTTACTCTGCATGTTTCACAGGAGAGGATCACCATTAGAGGTTGATCTGTAATTAGGTGTACCCACACGGTCTGACACACACTGCGCACAAtcgtgcacacacatacacgtacaGTGCACATATTACACAAAAGCATGTATTcatgcacacaagcacacacataaatactgtTCTTCCTAACTTGAGCTCTCTatgtctccctctctcattcATTCACTCTGAAAAGAGAGCCATTTGCAGTAACTGATGCCCCGGTCACATTGTAATTTGGGTCATTATCACAATTGGTTTAAAAAGCTCCTGAAGAAGAAGTGTAGGCCTGCTGACTGGAGTTGTTTGGGATACAGCCTCCTCATCAATATCTAAACAGAAGCAGCATGCATTTTTATGAGTTGTAAGACAAGGCAAGGC is a window from the Centropristis striata isolate RG_2023a ecotype Rhode Island chromosome 18, C.striata_1.0, whole genome shotgun sequence genome containing:
- the ankef1a gene encoding ankyrin repeat and EF-hand domain-containing protein 1a, giving the protein MCSRVAEGRLQVLQVYRLLQYVHEQDKVHIEKMMNLGTENLINLTEPKDGVGVLHVAVSANNQDIVSFLLSQGAHPDIQDKKGRTPVMLAAELGNDGIVTLLTQSNADLRLQDTEGKGVLFYSMYPTKRHIRCLQLALKCQADVNNVSSQGAHVFQLMCEKALECTTMCLIMLDGGADPNATNQQTGITALMEAARAGSLPLVRAILRKGGNPNALDRKRFTAAHYAAMGGFFELIQVLSAYSADMGVINLEECTALHYAAATGNANCCKFLAQRGCNPKLKNQEGLLPRQIAKDAGHKAAAKELRKAERKQGKGNKSSGISLMSDLWSLTLHDWSNEYEMELRQAFGNSDTVTTEMFTSVIEELKAPVELDQLQTIISAHDKGREGCININDFIKGVKYIKKPFVLSSYMPKKKKGEKGGKGGKKKKGKFVLPFPICTVPPELMPQRPDGGPLFMIEKYNNCSDILRFDPDHPPEHPIMNDSAWYIEKPEKVYVNINYCVRSGDLESLDLAFSQGVPVDVHDQFYQTPLMEACSSGNYEVAQYLLSRGADVNVCGQFLWTALHHAAFAGQLEIIELLVEAGATIDAPALNGGTPLMRAIESSRPSCVDFLIKAGASVNAETKKGENCLDIARAFADSRTIDLVKDKMDSLPKTKETGKGKGKGNVQKPKPAKAKSVAAESAVHAETSTATAGKSSPPKDSKSVILQNTRITTGKANTVDVSFVPKMVWGKPPTTSQLMSKIERRKELLSLEVDFDDFMMPFSQNIQRRTIEVAKSTD